A genomic window from Scomber scombrus chromosome 18, fScoSco1.1, whole genome shotgun sequence includes:
- the LOC133999044 gene encoding natterin-3-like — MVLYKVICVAALLTLLAAESHSQLNVCGRPPLNTRNGGGREASAGSWPWQVSLQRSGDHFCGGSLINKEWVLTAANCFDSTSTQHLVVVLGLQSLQGSNPNNVSLTVSQIINHPDYNRNTFDNDISLLKLSSPVTFNDFIMPVCLAASDSTFYDGVNTWITGWGDIGSKTTRPSQQNLMEVEMPVVGNRQCDCDYGQSSITGNMICAGFTAGGKDSCQLDTGGPMVRKTGSVWVQAGVMSFGEGCSLRNFPAVYARVSQYQSWINSQITSDQPGFVTATSTGTDSDVSVKCSSLPQTTELKFSIPKPVSEDSTLNITSKRTLRQKRSSNIPGASSNLKWVYRHSCSSLPDGSVSFYNSYVKRLDYICKCDCYSGFHTAGSNTCNYGIHKKERVCSNFDVLVSKDALEALEWKTGSHGSVPPNSIQICSSRRLYVAKNKYGLGYADGKYFYLPWRGREDRYEYYEALTFNKDIFREHISDVRYKTDQAKRFQHPPEAMGEFTIVNNQCRDVTKTSTISNTYEEEKRWDTSTAISAGVRASITAGIPSFAEIGIEVSIEVTNAFSSGTTLKVSKNLAVDVEVTVPPNHSCSVRVVGHRYSANIPYTARLTRTYRNGKTRSTTITGMYKGVNVVDFKGVADRCVPIPNAKPCK, encoded by the exons ATGGTTCTCTACAAAGTGATCTGTGTGGCAGCTCTGCTGACTCTACTGGCAGCAG aatCTCATTCACAACTAAATG tGTGCGGTCGGCCTCCTCTCAACACTAGGAATGGTGGGGGACGGGAGGCCTCTGCAGGCAGCTGGCCCTGGCAGGTCAGTCTGCAAAGATCTGGTGACCACTTCTGCGGAGGATCCCTCATTAACAAAGAATGGGTGCTGACGGCTGCTAATTGCTTCGACAG CACAAGCACACAACATCTGGTTGTTGTCCTCGGACTCCAGAGTCTACAGGGGTCCAACCCCAATAACGTGTCTCTGACAGTCTCCCAGATCATCAATCATCCCGACTACAACAGAAACACTTTTGACAACGACATCTCCCTCCTGAAGCTCTCCTCACCGGTTACTTTCAATGACTTCATTATGCCAGTGTGCCTGGCAGCCTCAGACAGCACCTTCTACGATGGAGTGAACACCTGGATCACCGGCTGGGGTGACATCGGATCCAAAA caACCCGTCCTTCCCAACAAAACCTCATGGAGGTGGAGATGCCTGTTGTTGGGAACAGACAGTGTGACTGTGACTATGGACAGAGCTCAATCACAGGCAACATGATCTGTGCTGGGTTTACCGCTGGAGGGAAGGACTCCTGTCAG CTTGATACAGGTGGTCCGATGGTGAGAAAGACAGGAAGTGTCTGGGTCCAGGCTGGAGTGATGAGCTTTGGAGAAGGTTGTTCACTGCGTAATTTCCCAGCAGTCTATGCCAGAGTGTCCCAGTATCAGTCCTGGATCAACAGTCAAATCACCAGCGACCAGCCAGGCTTCGTCACCGCCACGTCCACTGGGACTGACAGTGACGTCAGTGTCAAGTGTTCCAGCCTGCCTCAAACAACTGAACTCAAGT TCTCCATACCGAAACCAGTATCAGAGGACAGCACCCTTAACATCACGTCGAAAAGAACGTTGAGACAGAAGAGATCCTCCAACATACCTGGTGCAAGCTCCAACCTGAAATGGGTGTATAGGCATTCTTGCAGTTCTCTTCCTGATGGATCTGTGTCGTTTTACAACAGCTACGTAAAACGCCTTGACTACATCTGCAAATGCGATTGTTATTCAGGTTTCCACACTGCAGGAAGTAATACGTGTAACTATGGCATTCATAAAAAAGAGCGTGTATGCTCTAATTTTGATGTCCTGGTGAGCAAAGACGCATTGGAGGCTTTGGAGTGGAAAACTGGCTCACATGGTTCAGTGCCTCCAAATTCAATCCAGATCTGCTCCTCCCGTAGGCTTTATGTTGCAAAAAACAAGTATGGTCTTGGGTATGCTGATGGTAAATATTTCTACCTTCCCTGGAGAGGTCGTGAAGATAGGTACGAATATTATGAGGCCCTGACCTTTAACAAAGATATTTTCAGAGAGCACATTTCTGATGTCAGGTACAAGACTGATCAGGCTAAAAGATTTCAGCATCCTCCAGAGGCCATGGGCGAGTTTACCATTGTCAATAATCAGTGCAGAGATGTCACAAAAACATCTACGATCTCAAACACgtatgaagaagagaaaaggtggGACACTAGCACTGCCATCTCAGCTGGTGTCAGAGCTAGCATCACTGCTGGAATCCCATCTTTTGCCGAAATAGGTATTGAGGTTAGCATTGAGGTAACCAACGCATTCTCCAGTGGGACCACCCTAAAGGTGTCGAAAAACCTCGCTGTTGATGTAGAAGTAACTGTACCACCAAACCACTCCTGCAGTGTCCGTGTTGTAGGACATAGGTACTCAGCAAATATCCCTTACACAGCACGCCTCACCCGCACCTACCGTAATGGGAAAACCAGATCGACAACCATCACTGGGATGTACAAGGGTGTCAATGTTGTAGATTTCAAGGGTGTTGCGGATCGCTGTGTTCCTATACCCAATGCTAAGCCTTgcaagtga